The genomic region TGTAAATCAAGATCCTGAGTAACAATGCTTAGCTCTTGATTTCGATAGAATCTGTTAGCTTTATGTGATTCTCGGAGGCTGTGTTAGAGGAGAGCTGAAAACCGAGTACACATATGATAAATGTCCCTTTCAGCTATTTCATTAAACACGGGAATGTTCATGACATATAACTTTAGATTTAGTGCAATTAAAGCTTTAACGCTCACCTTTTTTGAACCATTTTCCTTCAACCACTTCGCAGATGCCTTTATATCTTTAACAGCACCTATCCAATCAAGGCCATCCATCAAATGTTTTGCTTCTGCAGCATCCAAACCAACTTTCCCACGATACAAACTGCAAAAAACAAGTACCTCAAACTTTACCTTCATTAAAACATCATATTACTTTGCACACAAATACAACATTGCTATTTAGGAAAATCCAAATAGAGAGAAACTAAACCTTATAAGCTTGTTTTTTCAATTTCTGTATACTGGGAGAAGCTTAACTCAAGGGGTCAGGAACAGGTAAGTTAAATAGAAAGCCTATCAATTGTCTCAATCTAAAACTTACTACATAAAAGTCTTTAATTCAACAGGCTCTGCAATTGACAATGCTGCATATCTTTATGAAGATGGTAAAAAAAACTTACTCAGGAATGAGAGTCTTATAACCAGAATCCATTTTAGCTATATTAGCTGCATGATTCTTAATCTCATAGTCAACTCCCCACCACTCCTGCAACACCACAATCCCAGGTGCATCTTCTCTTCCCGTCACGTAAGCATCAAAGACCTGTAAGCATATACAATTTACAAAAGTCTGAGAACATACCTAGCAAATGAATACACAGCAAAAACATCATGGGTGTATATTATCGCAGGCCCAACACTTTGGGGCCAAATACTTAATTCGCAAGTGATATTACTCAGAAGCTTTCCCATTACAGGAAAGTAAAAATCACTACTAGCGTTGAAAGTAAATTGAAAAGTATGGCCTATCAAAACTACTAAAGAACACAAAAAATCACTAATCCAACAGTGAGAGGTCACATTAAATCTTAAAGAAATAAGAAGAGGAGGTCATATGGGGTCTCGTGTAAAGCATAACTATTGTATCCGTTGGCATGATAATTTATTATCCCATCATTGATTTACATAATTAACTTCGCGGAGATAAATTGATTTTTCATGGTAAATTCAGATTAAAACTGCTATTTTTCCCCCGCTTGTGCTCAGAGAGAGCAATGGCCGTAGATGCGGAAAAAAAGGggatctattgaattgaggatttcGAACGTATAGCTCACAAGAGGAAATTCAAGCCCTAATGCATAAGATCAGTTCCCACTCTTAATTCACAAAATATGTCCTAGAATAACAGGACCGACCACTGCATTAAAAATTCCTTCTTATTTTGAAATCGCAATCACCATAAACACTGAACGAAGAGCTTCTGGTGGATTACTAAAATAGAGCAGCGAAAAACCACCCTTATAAACGCAAAATTGATGTATTTCTGTGGCCTAGAAAAGGAGGGAGGGGGGTTTTGTgtaagagaaagaaaaagagtaCTACCGTATCATCACGCTCAATTTGAATCTTTTGGAACTGTGAAGTATCAGACGACGCCATTGCACGCACTGTCACCCTAAACGTAGTTCGCAGATTAGAGCGAGATCGAAATGGATATGGAGAGAAAAAAGTTTTAACGATGGTTTTGGCCGGTACCGAAAGCATGCTCATTTATTATTTCCCAGCGTCCACACCGCAGAGACTGCGTCGTCAACAATTATTATTTGCCGATAGACTGTGCGTTGAAAAATTATTGTTACTGGATAGTAGGCGTGATTATAGTGACACTAAGGGCTAGCAGTTATTCTTCAACTTTTTTAAAAGTCATTTGCAGAGTTTGTGGTTTAGGaatatttgttttttttattttatttttaatcattcaaaattctattttttaaatgaaatgcAATTTGTAAATATGTAACTTGATGTAAATAATATATTCATTTGGTTTAGCAAGGTGAAGAAAAAAAGATACCTCACGATTGAAAACGTAGAAATATTAACCCTTTATTAATAATTAGATTTTGGTAGATTTATCATCTAATTTGTAAATACAACTTATTTTAAGAAtagaaaaaattatttttaagaCATTTTATAAATTTTTGAATGCCTAATATTAACCGTTTACTAATAATTAGATTCATTGATAGAATCATCCTCTATTTTGTAAATACAACCTATCAAAAAGAGAGAAGGGTTAGTTGCAAGGGTTTAGAGAGTTTGAAATAGCTCAACTGAACTCACCCAAATGACATATATAGTTGTGAATTGCAACACCTAAAGATTCTATTTTCCTTTAAAAATTTGTAAATACCAAATGTTAACCCTTTACCAATTTCTTTTGTGGCTTGATCAAGTTGTACAAAGATGACATAGCAAAATTGTAGATGATGTTCCAAGATGTTAGTGACTTGTAGATATATGAAAATTTTGTAATTAAATGATGAAAGGGTAGATTATTTTTTGCTTTATTTTGCATATCAAGATCTTTTCATTTTATAGTTCTTTTTATTTATAaatgaatacaattttttttacagTACACATTTACTCAAATTACATGTCCCTAACCATTTTGACTTAAATATCATGGTGTATgtgttaaaatatatatttaaatataactaGATTATCTTATAGCTTATACCAAGAacttcatgatctctttctttccaAATAAATGTACAATGTAATTATCCTACATCTACTTGTTATGAGAAACTTTAATCTAATCAGAAAACTTGCTTTATGATTTTTAAAATTAGTGAAGGATGATGAAACTAAAAGAAATCAATTGATCTAAGTACAACAATGGCTTGAACACCATATCTATTCCAACTACTATATAAAATCATGCACCTAGTTTGTAATATCTAACCATTCATGAATCTACATAAACATTAGCAATCCAGCTCTTCAAGGAGTCAAATTCATTATCTCAATTCAAATAGATTTTTTCTAATATGATAATGATTATGAACTACCACCATTAAAATATGATGGTTACCATGAAAAGCACTTAATGTGAATTccatatattaaataatattattatttttattgattctacacatgttattgggacatatataaaatatatgtgCTTGATAGATGTTGTTTACACATTGGCTATGGAGACTACTAACCATAAATTTAAGAAAATCACTTGTTATGAGTGTTTGAATATCTTAAAATAAGATCATGTGATATGTCAATATATAGTTTGGCATAAACAAAATGTCTTTTTTTTGAAGTTTATAAACATATTATGAATAAGTTAATTTTTGGGGTTACTAATATGATAAGGTCATAAATGTAGACCTATAGGATCCATgtgctattttgtgcaatatttTAGATGTCTTACTCTAAATTTGATATGCTAATTGATTGTTGGAAATGATTAAGGATCATATCTCTCATTAGGACTTAAAAGATTAGTGCTCATTCCTCTAGCTAAGAGGTTTAATGGAGACATTGATATCCAGGAAAGAACAATGGGATTGTTGGAAATGGACTAAATTGAAAATTGATATTTGATAAGCTTGCAAAAAAATATTTCTTCTTTGGGAGGTAGTTATCTTTCTCTCTTGTAGGCACCCACCTTTATTTTCCTATCCACCTATGTGATACTCTCAAGATAAATGTAAGTTTTCATTAGGGTTAGACCATGTTTTTATCTCATGCACTATACTATAGATATGGTACTATAGTATCTTGGAATGGGATTTGTTCATTTCAATAGACAAATATTCCATATTATAAGAGATGTAATACCACATGTAAGAGTCACATGATAGACTCGAGCAGCTAGAATCACCCGCAAAACCAAAAATTGCCTTCTATAAAAGTGTAGTGAGAAATAAAATGCATAATTATACAATTCATACAACCTTCTCTACAAGATACATAATTTACAAGATGAACTTTTATTATATAGGCAATGGGAAATATAGGAGAACTTAATATTACGAAAAAAATGTCACAAACATTTGACATGAGACACAAAATGTAAATCACATAAAAATGTTGTAATTTAACTAAACTAACCAAGTGTGAATATAACTCATATATGGGAACCTTTTTTCACagcaacaccctcccttaagtgcaacttaggaaggAACAAACAAAAGTAAGAATACAAAGATGGGTATTAGTAACAAGGCATtgttagatacccatgtacaaaaGATTGATATCACAAATGGACTATTGGGTCCTAAAATTACTACTCACACTTTTTGAGGGATTGACCCACTAAGGCTAGTGATATGTCATTCTTGAAGCTGGATAAAGAAGCTCATTGCAACAAGAAGTGATGATGTTAATTGCTAAGAGTAGATATtctcttcaatttgtgctcaactAGACCTACAAGGGTGTTCCTAGAGGTAACCTTCAACAATAATTAAACATAATTGAACATAGATAAATTGAAACAACTATAGTGGTATCCAATGTATGCTTGGTCCCAAAAACTATCACTAGGCTGAGGATAAACCCTTTTACATATATAACCCTATTAAGTTAATGGAAGTATGCATAGGACATGATTCTCTAAGATGAAAAAATTAAAATGgtttgcttcaaatttttcttgagTATAATATTAAATCATGAAATGCACATAAACTAACTTCCTACTCTAAGATTATTGGTTAAAAATATTATTCATTTAAAGGTGCATGGAGCATCAAACTCTTCTAGGGTTAGTGCCTTATATTGGGCCACATAGTTACAAATCAATCAAAAGATATAATACACGGAAATGAAAAAAGAGCTATGATATCAATAACTAGGCATGCTTAATCATCCCTCTCCAAAATCTAAAAAATCATGTATAATAaggaaaataaaattacaaatattttttgcaatgtatTAAAGTATTACAACATTTATCAAATTATTTTTACATCCACATTAAAAAATGGTATTTTGAAAAAACACTAAGCTAGGAAGAAATTATCACACTTTCATGCTTGAATGTTTTTCTAATGATCTATAAATGGTCGAGCATATGTTTCATTACAATTTTTTTCTACAAATAAATTATCTCTTTGTGACTTATAAAATGTGCTACTCAAACAACGATTGAACATGTAAGATTTGGTATCCTAGAAGATGTTAAAAAATTTAGTTGCATACAAGTGTAGAAATGATTGACAATCTGAATATAGAATGAAATAACATTTATAGAATTTGGTTTGGTCAATGAATCCTTATGAAAAATTGATAGAGAACCAAATCTCATTAATGCCATGTGTAACAAATTTGAAATCTCATTGAATTCACTATAATGGTAGCTTTGAGATGGTGTAGAGATGAATTACATCAAATAATTCAATAACTGCATTCATGGTGACATGGTGTTCTTCatcatccactattattttaaactttatatttttatccttGGGATGAACAGTGCTTTTTTGAAGGGAAAGACTAGCTTGGTATTTGCAAGAGTGATATGAGGCATTAATAATAATTTGGGAAGTATAGAGGAGTAGTTaaagtgaattagaagaaataCAAAAGTTAGATGAGGAACCATATGAGATAAAAAAAATCCGCATCATTTTAATATACAATATGATATCAAAATTGGATAGTAGAATAGAGCTCTAGATGCATTTTTGAACTTTGTAAAAGGGGTAAAAAGAATGAAGGGACCATTATGAAGAAATGTGGGTAAAATAAATGGGACTATACATCAAGACAACATTTCCAAATATAAAGAAAGGTTATTCATAATTTAACATAAGGAAAAAATGAAGGACGAGAGGTAATTAAAGATCGtgtgaaaatttgatgtgaaagtaTATGGGAAGAGTGGACATTCAGTTAGAGATCCAAATGCATAGATATGTAAGAAAATTATAGAAATAAAGATGTAGGGAAACCTTGTGGAACAAGATATAGGAAGTGGATGAGCTGGCTGGTGAAAATATTTGGATGCACTCTAAAGTTTGTAAATAATGGAGATAAAATATTGTGGAGGATGAGAGAAAGTTTGCATGTAGGGACTAGGAAACGAGGTGTAAACTAAGTTATTGGGATTCAACAAAAGGAGGGAATACaaaaaaatgagagaaaaaaatgGTGCAAAGAGCCTTGCTAAGAAACCTCACAATAATGAAAGTAAAAAAATACTAAGTTCATGTTAGAAATATATGATAGTGCAAGTAAAGTTCCTAATTTTATGGATAGAAAAAGGACAAAATGACtcctaaaattataatttttttaggattttacaacttttgacatATGGGAGGCATGTGGGGGATGATGGAGAGCATTACTTGGGAAAATTTGACAAAGGGGGACCCTTTTAAAGATCACTTAATTGACAATGTATGACAGAAAAAATGAGGCCCAAATGTACAAAGGAGTTAGGACTCAAGAAAATTTTGTAATGTCAAATTGAGTCCCAACATAGAGTAAAGGAGAAACACCAACAGGGAAAAACCCTCTATAAAAGATATAAAACATGAAAACAAACACATACAAGTGATGAAAGAAGGCGTTAATATGATATCCAAGGACTACAACCATCATGATTATATAAGTAATAGCACCCCCATAGGAGAGGAAGAGTGGGACTATATATCTCCCCAACAAAGTAGTAGCTCATGCGTGCTAATGGTGATTAAAGATGAATTTTAAATGTTATCCAAAATTGGCAAATAACATTTCTTCTCTTGGGAAGAAAAAATCCAATGGTGT from Cryptomeria japonica chromosome 3, Sugi_1.0, whole genome shotgun sequence harbors:
- the LOC131078627 gene encoding uncharacterized protein LOC131078627; the encoded protein is MSMLSVPAKTIVKTFFSPYPFRSRSNLRTTFRVTVRAMASSDTSQFQKIQIERDDTVFDAYVTGREDAPGIVVLQEWWGVDYEIKNHAANIAKMDSGYKTLIPDLYRGKVGLDAAEAKHLMDGLDWIGAVKDIKASAKWLKENGSKKVGVTGFCMGGALSIASAVLVPEVDCVVAFYGVPSSELADPSSAKSPVQAHFGEHDTFVGFSDVTAAKSLEEKLKASGVPHEVHIYPGKGHAFMNSSPEAVKRKTELGFGDHDEGAVELAWSRFRSWMKNYLGN